A part of Carassius carassius chromosome 4, fCarCar2.1, whole genome shotgun sequence genomic DNA contains:
- the LOC132129167 gene encoding iron-sulfur cluster assembly 1 homolog, mitochondrial-like gives MSASIARATVRAVSRRKILPTRAALTLTPSAVNQVKQLLQNKPDYIGLKVGVRTRGCNGLTYTLNYTKEKDKSDEEVLQDDVRVFIEKKAQLTLLGTEMDFVETKLSSEFVFNNPNIKGTCGCGESFNI, from the exons ATGTCAGCCTCTATAGCACGGGCGACGGTGAGGGCGGTCAGCAGGCGGAAAATACTGCCAACGAGAGCTGCTTTAACGCTG ACGCCTTCGGCCGTGAATCAAGTCAAACAGCTTTTACAGAATAAGCCAGATTAT ATCGGTCTGAAGGTTGGTGTTCGAACCAGAGGTTGCAATGGCCTGACTTACACACTGAACTATACTAAAGAGAAAGACAAATCAGACGAGGAGGTGTTACAAGATG ACGTGAGAGTGTTCATCGAGAAGAAGGCTCAGCTGACGCTGCTCGGCACGGAGATGGATTTCGTCGAAACGAAGCTTTCCAGCGAGTTCGTGTTCAACAATCCCAACATTAAAGGGACGTGTGGTTGCGGGGAAAGCTTCAACATATGA